A genomic region of Zalophus californianus isolate mZalCal1 chromosome 11, mZalCal1.pri.v2, whole genome shotgun sequence contains the following coding sequences:
- the LOC113915339 gene encoding isocitrate dehydrogenase [NAD] subunit gamma, mitochondrial-like, with protein sequence MIMALKMLTAASCSVKAVLRPSTLCPSWEILFGCETSLRSFSFKHSIPPSAKYGGRHIVTLISGDGPGPELMLHVKTVFRHACVPVDFEEVTVNSTSGEEDIRNAIMAVRRNRVALKGNIETNHNLPPSHISRNNMFRTTLDLYANVIHFKSLPGVETWHKDVDILVVRENTEGECSNLEHESVKGVIESLKIITKAKSLRIAEYAFQLAQEMGRKKVTAVHKSNIMKLGDGLFLQCCREVASRYPQLTFEGMIVDNTTMQLVSQPQQFDVVVMPSLYGNTVNNVCTGLVGGAGLVPGVNYGHTYAVFETASRQSGRNLANKNMANPTALLLASCVMLDCLKLHSYATSMRTAVLASVEKKDVHTPDTGGQSTTLDIIQNIISHISTVNEMVSASEAELSPQVSPTLYLPLLPWKLQPARLMWTLE encoded by the coding sequence ATGATCATGGCACTGAAGATGCTGACAGCTGCCAGTTGCTCTGTGAAGGCCGTGTTGCGACCTTCTACTCTCTGCCCTTCTTGGGAGATTTTATTTGGCTGTGAGACCTCACTGAGGAGCTTCTCTTTTAAACACAGTATTCCTCCATCAGCCAAATATGGTGGGCGACACATTGTGACTCTGATTTCTGGGGATGGCCCTGGACCTGAACTTATGCTGCATGTCAAGACTGTGTTCAGACATGCATGTGTGCCTGTGGACTTTGAGGAGGTGACAGTTAACTCCACTTCTGGTGAAGAGGACATTCGCAATGCCATCATGGCAGTCCGCCGAAACCGTGTGGCTTTGAAGGGCAACATTGAAACCAACCACAACCTGCCACCATCTCACATATCCCGTAACAACATGTTTCGCACCACTCTAGATCTCTATGCCAACGTCATCCATTTTAAAAGTCTGCCAGGCGTGGAGACCTGGCACAAGGACGTAGACATCTTAGTTGTTCGGGAAAACACAGAGGGTGAATGCAGCAACCTGGAGCATGAGAGTGTGAAAGGAGTGATTGAGAGCCTCAAGATCATTACCAAGGCCAAGTCTTTGCGCATTGCTGAATATGCCTTCCAGCTGGCCCAAGAGATGGGGCGCAAGAAAGTGACAGCTGTGCACAAGTCCAACATCATGAAACTGGGAGATGGTCTCTTTCTCCAGTGTTGCAGGGAAGTGGCCTCCCGCTACCCTCAGCTCACCTTCGAGGGCATGATTGTGGATAACACCACCATGCAGCTGGTATCCCAGCCCCAGCAGTTTGATGTCGTGGTGATGCCCAGTCTTTATGGCAACACTGTCAACAATGTCTGCACAGGGTTGGTTGGGGGAGCGGGCCTTGTGCCTGGTGTGAACTATGGCCATACATACGCAGTGTTTGAAACAGCCTCAAGGCAATCAGGCAGAAATTTAGCCAATAAGAATATGGCTAACCCTACTGCCCTGCTGCTGGCAAGCTGTGTTATGCTGGATTGCCTCAAGCTCCACTCCTATGCCACCTCCATGCGCACTGCCGTCTTGGCATCCGTGGAGAAGAAAGATGTCCATACTCCAGACACTGGAGGCCAGAGCACCACATTGGACATCATTCAGAATATAATAAGCCACATCAGTACTGTCAATGAAATGGTCAGTGCCTCGGAGGCTGAGCTGTCCCCCCAAGTCTCTCCCACTCTttaccttcctcttctcccttggAAACTCCAGCCAGCTCGGCTAATGTGGACTCTGGAATAA